In Bacteroidota bacterium, a genomic segment contains:
- the uvrA gene encoding excinuclease ABC subunit UvrA, with translation MRGARQHNLKGIDLTIPKRQLVVFTGPSGSGKSSLVFDTIYAEGQRRYVESLSAYARQFLERMDKPDVDLITGLAPAIAIEQQTGIKNPRSTVATQTELYDYLRLLYARIGTTVSPVSGEPVTKDAPRSVAEALQADLAGGTRFYLCFPLPEHKGRKKAEELEALRARGFFRLLALPTAKARAKGDPAEVIDLNETDPAEVKTPKTRLLVLVDRLAVRAGDEATTARIADSVEQAFREGGDRVVVVTAPKDSPFETLDFSALFERDGMTFEDPTPQLFSFNSPLGACPTCQGFGRVPGVDEDLVVPNPDLSIRQGALAPFRTEQWSKHLRDLVREAAKIQFPIDTPYSLLTEEQRQWVWNGAGSYAGVRGFFRYLEKKAYKMHYRIFSARFRGYTPCPDCDGYRLRPEALYVQVGGEGTGVPAYHIGEVCELTTADAKEHFDQLELSAYELAVAGRVMDEVRKRLRYLVEVGLDYLTLDRLSQTLSGGESQRINLATSLGSSLVGSLYVLDEPTVGLHPRDNERLIRILEGLRDIGNTVLVVEHDEAMMRRADQIVDIGPGSGVHGGAVVFQGDIEAMLADEASLTGQYLSGRKTIPVPEARRAVDPERVITVENARQNNLKRLDVAFPLGMIVCVTGVSGSGKSTLVNQTLYRGLHRLKGHEIGGKLGAHDAVRGHDLVDSVELVDQSPIGRSPRSNPVTYIKAFDAVRALLAGTHQAKVRGYKAGTFSFNVPGGRCEVCQGDGVVRVEMQFLADLFLECEACGGKRFKQDVLEIRWNGKNVDDILSMTVDEAVDFFAGEKRVANKLTVLQDVGLGYLTLGQASNTLSGGEAQRVKLAAHLSRPASEHTLYLFDEPTTGLHFDDIEKLLRAFNALVAEGHSVILIEHNLDVIKASDYVIDLGPEGGRRGGFVVAAGTPEEVASVEESHTGRFLRDEGIAPA, from the coding sequence GTGCGCGGCGCGCGGCAGCACAACCTCAAAGGCATCGACCTCACGATCCCCAAGCGGCAGCTCGTCGTCTTCACCGGGCCGTCGGGGTCGGGCAAGTCGAGCCTCGTCTTCGACACGATCTACGCCGAGGGGCAGCGGCGCTACGTCGAGAGCCTGAGCGCCTACGCGCGGCAGTTTCTCGAGCGGATGGACAAGCCCGACGTGGACCTCATCACGGGCCTCGCCCCGGCGATCGCCATCGAGCAGCAGACCGGCATCAAGAACCCGCGCTCGACCGTCGCCACGCAGACCGAGCTCTACGACTACCTCCGGCTCCTCTACGCCCGCATCGGGACGACGGTCTCGCCCGTCTCCGGCGAGCCGGTGACCAAAGACGCGCCCCGCTCCGTCGCCGAGGCGCTGCAGGCCGACCTCGCAGGCGGCACCCGGTTCTACCTCTGCTTCCCGCTCCCCGAGCACAAGGGCCGCAAGAAGGCCGAGGAGCTGGAGGCGCTCCGGGCGCGCGGCTTCTTCCGCCTCCTCGCCCTCCCGACAGCCAAAGCGCGCGCGAAGGGCGACCCCGCCGAGGTGATCGACCTCAACGAGACCGACCCGGCCGAGGTCAAGACGCCGAAAACGCGGCTCCTCGTGCTCGTCGACCGGCTCGCCGTCCGGGCGGGTGACGAGGCGACGACGGCCCGCATCGCGGACTCCGTCGAGCAGGCGTTCCGCGAGGGCGGCGACCGCGTCGTGGTCGTGACCGCGCCCAAAGACAGCCCGTTCGAGACGCTCGACTTCTCGGCGCTCTTCGAGCGCGACGGGATGACGTTCGAGGATCCGACGCCGCAGCTCTTCAGCTTCAACTCGCCCCTCGGCGCGTGCCCGACGTGCCAGGGCTTCGGCCGCGTCCCCGGCGTCGATGAGGACCTCGTCGTCCCCAACCCCGACCTCTCGATCCGGCAGGGCGCGCTCGCCCCGTTCCGCACCGAGCAGTGGAGCAAGCACCTCCGCGACCTCGTCCGCGAGGCGGCCAAAATCCAGTTCCCCATCGACACGCCGTACAGCCTTCTCACCGAAGAGCAGCGGCAATGGGTGTGGAACGGGGCCGGCAGCTACGCCGGGGTGCGCGGCTTCTTCCGGTACCTCGAAAAGAAGGCGTACAAGATGCACTACCGCATCTTCTCGGCGCGCTTCCGGGGCTACACGCCCTGCCCCGACTGCGACGGCTACCGCCTCCGCCCCGAGGCGCTCTACGTCCAGGTCGGCGGCGAGGGTACCGGCGTCCCGGCCTACCACATCGGCGAGGTCTGCGAGCTCACGACCGCCGACGCGAAGGAGCACTTCGACCAGCTCGAGCTTTCAGCATACGAACTGGCCGTTGCAGGCCGCGTGATGGACGAGGTCCGCAAGCGGCTCCGCTACCTCGTCGAGGTCGGGCTCGACTACCTCACACTCGACCGGCTCAGCCAGACGCTTTCCGGCGGCGAGAGCCAGCGGATCAACCTCGCCACGAGCCTCGGCTCCTCGCTCGTCGGGAGCCTCTACGTCCTCGACGAGCCGACGGTCGGGCTGCACCCGCGCGACAACGAGCGGCTGATCCGCATCCTCGAAGGCCTCCGCGACATCGGCAACACCGTCCTCGTCGTCGAGCACGACGAGGCGATGATGCGCCGCGCCGACCAGATCGTCGACATCGGCCCCGGCTCGGGTGTGCACGGTGGGGCGGTCGTCTTCCAGGGCGACATCGAGGCGATGCTCGCGGACGAGGCCTCGCTGACCGGCCAGTACCTCTCCGGGCGCAAGACGATTCCCGTTCCCGAGGCGCGGCGGGCGGTTGACCCCGAGCGCGTCATCACGGTCGAGAACGCGCGGCAGAACAACCTCAAGCGGCTCGACGTGGCTTTCCCGCTCGGGATGATCGTCTGCGTCACCGGCGTCTCCGGCTCGGGCAAGTCGACGCTCGTCAACCAGACGCTCTACCGCGGGCTGCACCGGCTCAAAGGCCACGAGATCGGCGGCAAGCTCGGCGCGCACGACGCCGTCCGCGGGCACGACCTCGTCGACTCGGTCGAACTCGTGGACCAGAGTCCGATCGGCCGCAGCCCGCGCTCGAACCCGGTGACCTACATCAAGGCGTTCGACGCGGTCCGGGCGCTCCTCGCCGGGACCCACCAGGCGAAGGTGCGCGGCTACAAGGCGGGCACGTTCAGCTTCAACGTCCCCGGCGGGCGGTGCGAGGTCTGCCAGGGCGACGGCGTGGTGAGGGTCGAGATGCAGTTCCTGGCCGACCTCTTTCTGGAGTGCGAGGCGTGCGGCGGCAAGCGCTTCAAGCAGGACGTACTCGAGATCCGCTGGAACGGCAAGAACGTGGACGACATCCTGTCGATGACGGTCGACGAGGCCGTGGACTTCTTCGCGGGCGAGAAGCGTGTGGCGAACAAGCTGACGGTACTCCAGGACGTCGGGCTGGGCTACCTCACGCTCGGGCAGGCGTCGAACACGCTCTCCGGCGGCGAGGCGCAGCGGGTCAAGCTCGCCGCCCACCTCAGCCGCCCGGCCTCGGAGCACACGCTCTACCTCTTCGACGAGCCGACGACCGGCCTCCACTTCGACGACATCGAGAAGCTGCTCCGTGCCTTCAACGCGCTCGTCGCCGAGGGCCACTCGGTCATCCTCATCGAGCACAACCTCGACGTGATCAAGGCCTCGGACTACGTGATCGACCTCGGGCCCGAGGGCGGGCGGCGCGGCGGGTTCGTCGTGGCCGCCGGCACGCCGGAGGAGGTGGCGTCGGTCGAGGAGAGCCACACCGGGCGCTTCCTCCGGGACGAGGGGATCGCGCCGGCGTGA
- a CDS encoding HAD-IG family 5'-nucleotidase codes for MVRGIYTNRTLNLRSIKAVGYDMDYTLIHYHERAWEERAYSYIKERLLGRGWPVEELRFQPDLVMRGLIIDTALGNVVKANRFGYIKRASHGTKRLARAKLRESYTRTLVDLDEPRWLFMNTLFSLSEASMYMQLVDLLDADVIEAKLSYADLYALVRGALDEAHMEGRLKGEIVEDPARFVALDKEVPLALLDQKRAGKKVLLITNSEWAYAAPMLAFAFDPFLPGAMTWRDLFDLAIVGSRKPAFFTARMPTFEVMSDDGLLREHVGMLKPGHVYVGANAGQVEASLGLRGEDILYVGDHLFTDVNVSKSVLRWRTALILRELEDELAAIGGFHETQRQLTEMMARKVEMEAEYSAYRLALQRAKGGYGPDPARPPAEIEAEMDAHRARLLALDAEIAPLARASARLHNKRWGLMMRAGNDKSHLARQVERYADVYTGRVSNFLHATPYAYFRSHRGSLPHDAR; via the coding sequence ATGGTTCGCGGCATCTACACCAACCGCACGCTCAACCTCCGCTCGATCAAGGCGGTGGGCTACGACATGGACTACACGCTCATCCACTACCACGAGCGGGCGTGGGAGGAGCGGGCCTACAGCTACATCAAGGAGCGCCTCCTCGGGCGCGGCTGGCCGGTCGAGGAGTTGAGGTTCCAGCCCGACCTCGTGATGCGCGGGCTGATCATCGACACCGCGCTCGGCAACGTCGTCAAGGCCAACCGCTTCGGCTACATCAAGCGGGCCTCGCACGGCACGAAGCGGCTGGCGCGCGCCAAGCTGCGCGAATCCTACACCCGCACCCTCGTCGACCTCGACGAGCCGCGCTGGCTGTTCATGAACACGCTCTTCTCGCTCTCCGAGGCGAGCATGTACATGCAGCTCGTCGACCTCCTCGACGCCGACGTGATCGAGGCGAAGCTGAGCTACGCCGACCTCTACGCGCTCGTCCGCGGCGCGCTCGACGAGGCCCACATGGAGGGCCGCCTCAAGGGCGAGATCGTCGAGGACCCGGCGCGCTTCGTCGCGCTCGACAAGGAGGTGCCGCTCGCGCTCCTCGACCAGAAGCGCGCCGGCAAGAAGGTGCTCCTCATCACCAACTCCGAGTGGGCCTACGCCGCCCCGATGCTCGCCTTCGCCTTCGACCCCTTCCTGCCGGGCGCGATGACGTGGCGCGACCTGTTCGACCTCGCGATCGTCGGGTCGCGCAAGCCGGCCTTCTTCACCGCCCGGATGCCGACCTTCGAGGTGATGAGCGACGACGGGCTGCTGCGCGAGCACGTCGGGATGCTGAAGCCGGGGCACGTCTACGTCGGCGCGAACGCGGGGCAGGTCGAGGCCAGCCTCGGGCTGCGGGGCGAGGACATCCTCTACGTCGGCGACCACCTCTTCACCGACGTCAACGTCTCGAAGAGCGTCCTCCGCTGGCGGACGGCGCTCATCCTCCGCGAGCTCGAAGACGAGCTGGCCGCCATCGGCGGGTTCCACGAGACGCAGCGGCAGCTCACCGAGATGATGGCGCGCAAGGTCGAGATGGAGGCCGAGTACTCGGCCTACCGCCTCGCGCTCCAGCGCGCCAAGGGCGGCTACGGCCCGGACCCGGCGCGCCCGCCGGCCGAGATCGAGGCCGAGATGGACGCGCACCGCGCGCGGCTCCTCGCGCTCGACGCCGAGATCGCCCCGCTGGCCCGGGCCTCGGCGCGGCTCCACAACAAGCGGTGGGGCCTGATGATGCGCGCCGGCAACGACAAGAGCCACCTCGCCCGCCAGGTCGAGCGCTACGCCGACGTCTACACCGGGCGCGTCTCGAACTTCCTCCACGCCACGCCCTACGCCTACTTCCGCTCCCACCGCGGATCGCTCCCGCACGACGCGAGGTGA
- a CDS encoding type II toxin-antitoxin system VapC family toxin, with protein MIVIDADVIASFWIKGPRTAAVLRARRRDTDWIVPLLWQSEFRSVLRQHLVHGSLSFADAVWVANKAEAMLSGRAYEVRSADVLKLVERTGHSSYDCEYVALAEAEQVPLVTGDRRVAERFPDIAVLLEAFVEA; from the coding sequence GTGATCGTGATCGACGCCGATGTGATCGCTTCGTTCTGGATAAAGGGGCCTCGAACCGCGGCCGTGCTTCGGGCGCGCCGACGCGATACTGACTGGATCGTCCCCCTGCTCTGGCAGTCCGAGTTTCGGAGCGTGCTACGGCAGCACCTCGTGCACGGGTCGCTCAGTTTCGCCGACGCCGTGTGGGTTGCGAACAAGGCCGAGGCGATGCTGTCGGGACGTGCGTACGAGGTCCGCAGCGCGGACGTGCTGAAGCTCGTCGAGCGCACGGGGCATTCGAGCTACGACTGCGAGTACGTGGCCCTCGCCGAGGCCGAGCAGGTCCCGCTCGTCACGGGCGACCGGCGGGTGGCGGAGCGCTTCCCCGACATCGCTGTGCTGCTCGAAGCGTTCGTCGAGGCGTAG
- a CDS encoding glycosyltransferase, with the protein MRVCDLTHAYTDTSGGIRTTIDAKRRYLLRHTDHEHVLIAPGPKDGVERDGRATTIRVAGPVIPGADPYRFFLRADKVRAALAAVQPDLVELHTFYTSPWAAFSYRKMHPVAVTAFYHTDLPSAYVRPAAARLLGERAGDVAERWTEAYVRTVFDRCDRGFAVSADLVQRLRRMGVAAPLDAVPLGVDLGLFHPAKRDPALREQLGVAGDGLLLVYAGRLDSEKQPAVLADAVELLPAGLRPTLVLAGQGPHRAALEARAATGERLRVLPYVGDKEALARLLASADVYVTAGPHETFGLSVVEAQASGLPVVGVAAGALVDRVPPRAGRLGPVGDASAFARNIAEVAAERERFGAAARAHVEAAFSWDRTFERLLAVYDAVLGRQQA; encoded by the coding sequence ATGCGGGTCTGCGACCTCACGCACGCCTACACCGACACGAGCGGCGGCATCCGCACGACGATCGACGCCAAGCGCCGCTACCTCCTCCGCCACACAGACCACGAGCACGTCCTGATCGCGCCGGGCCCCAAGGACGGCGTGGAGCGCGACGGCCGGGCGACCACGATCCGCGTCGCCGGGCCGGTCATCCCCGGCGCGGACCCCTACCGCTTCTTCCTCCGGGCTGACAAGGTGCGCGCCGCGCTCGCCGCCGTGCAGCCGGACCTCGTCGAGCTCCACACGTTCTATACCTCGCCCTGGGCTGCGTTCTCGTACCGGAAGATGCACCCCGTGGCCGTCACCGCGTTCTACCACACCGACCTGCCCTCGGCCTACGTCCGCCCTGCCGCGGCGAGGCTACTCGGTGAGCGCGCCGGTGACGTCGCGGAGCGCTGGACCGAGGCCTACGTCCGCACCGTCTTCGACCGCTGCGACCGAGGCTTCGCCGTCTCGGCTGACCTCGTGCAGCGCCTCCGGCGGATGGGCGTCGCGGCCCCGCTCGACGCCGTCCCGCTCGGCGTGGACCTGGGCCTCTTCCACCCGGCGAAACGGGATCCGGCGCTCCGCGAGCAGCTTGGAGTTGCAGGAGACGGTCTGCTGCTCGTCTACGCTGGCCGGCTCGACTCGGAGAAGCAACCGGCCGTGCTGGCCGATGCCGTGGAGTTGCTCCCTGCCGGCCTCCGCCCCACGCTCGTGCTCGCCGGGCAGGGGCCGCACCGGGCCGCCCTCGAAGCGCGGGCAGCGACCGGCGAGCGGCTCCGCGTGCTGCCGTACGTCGGGGACAAGGAGGCGCTCGCGCGGCTGCTCGCCTCGGCGGACGTGTACGTGACGGCGGGGCCGCACGAGACCTTCGGGCTGTCGGTCGTCGAGGCGCAGGCGTCGGGGCTGCCGGTCGTCGGCGTGGCGGCGGGGGCGCTCGTGGACCGCGTGCCGCCTCGCGCGGGCCGCCTCGGGCCGGTTGGCGATGCCAGTGCGTTCGCCCGCAACATCGCCGAGGTCGCGGCCGAGCGCGAGCGCTTCGGCGCAGCGGCGCGGGCGCACGTCGAGGCCGCTTTCTCGTGGGACCGCACGTTCGAGCGGCTGCTGGCCGTCTACGACGCGGTGCTGGGCAGGCAGCAGGCGTGA
- a CDS encoding uracil-DNA glycosylase has protein sequence MLDLLRDARSVLDLQRTLGGDWLPDALPPPASPDSMSPDLFGALPDPSQDATLSPYDRIEALVPEDSPLGEMGSLGEIFDWLGDTILTPIDENRINPVLGVGPEDADLMVIGEAPGADEDKTGEPFVGRAGQLLNKILEAVNFQREEVYITNILKSRPPGNRDPRPDEVEAHIPILYKQIALVRPKIVLAVGKSAGNGLLKKTSSLASLRGKFNDFYGLPMMVTYHPAALLRNPQWKRPTWEDMKLMRTRYDQLVQA, from the coding sequence GTGCTGGACCTTCTCCGCGACGCCCGCTCCGTGCTCGACCTCCAGCGCACCCTCGGCGGCGACTGGCTGCCCGACGCCCTCCCGCCTCCCGCCTCTCCCGATTCCATGTCGCCCGACCTCTTCGGTGCCCTGCCTGACCCCTCGCAGGACGCCACGCTCTCGCCCTACGACCGCATCGAAGCCCTCGTCCCGGAGGACTCGCCGCTCGGCGAGATGGGCTCGCTGGGCGAGATCTTCGACTGGCTCGGGGACACTATCCTCACCCCGATCGACGAGAACCGGATCAACCCCGTGCTCGGGGTCGGGCCGGAGGACGCCGACCTGATGGTGATTGGCGAGGCACCGGGGGCGGACGAGGACAAGACCGGCGAGCCGTTCGTCGGACGCGCCGGGCAGCTCCTCAACAAGATTCTGGAAGCCGTGAACTTCCAGCGCGAGGAGGTCTACATCACCAACATCCTCAAGAGCCGCCCGCCCGGCAACCGCGACCCGCGCCCGGACGAGGTCGAGGCCCACATCCCGATCCTCTACAAGCAGATCGCGCTCGTGCGCCCGAAGATAGTGCTCGCCGTCGGCAAGTCGGCCGGCAATGGGCTGCTCAAGAAGACCTCGTCGCTGGCCTCGCTCCGGGGCAAGTTCAACGACTTCTACGGGCTGCCGATGATGGTGACCTATCACCCGGCCGCGCTGCTTCGCAACCCGCAGTGGAAGCGCCCGACGTGGGAGGACATGAAACTGATGCGCACGCGCTACGACCAACTCGTCCAGGCCTAA
- a CDS encoding Arc family DNA-binding protein gives MPALTVRNIPDRVYERLKERAGRNRRSMSNEIVTLLEEQLLPRRVEPDPFIAMAESFHAQFPEPLPDLAAEGKRAGRKYEDPLPGEGAP, from the coding sequence ATGCCTGCCCTCACCGTCCGCAACATCCCCGACCGCGTCTACGAGCGCCTCAAGGAGCGCGCAGGGCGCAACCGCCGCTCGATGAGCAACGAGATCGTCACGCTCCTCGAAGAGCAGCTCCTGCCCCGGCGCGTCGAGCCGGACCCGTTCATCGCCATGGCTGAGTCGTTTCACGCTCAGTTCCCCGAGCCGCTGCCTGACCTGGCCGCAGAGGGCAAGCGAGCGGGCCGGAAGTACGAGGACCCGCTTCCCGGCGAGGGCGCACCGTGA
- a CDS encoding glycosyltransferase family 1 protein has translation MPSTTAVLSPPRSVREAPPPRRIALFTGNYNHVQDGVSLTLNRLVRYLLGRGDEVLVFGPTVDDPPMDHAGDFVSVPSVPIPGRPEYRLTTHMPRRLRRRLDAFAPDLVHIATPDVLGFRALRWAQAAAVPVVASYHTHFPAYLKYYGVQSMEGFMWKAGRWFYGQCEHVYVPSLSVAAVLRVHGITDGLRLWERGVDVSRFGPQERDLGWRRGFGIEDDEVLITFVGRLVLEKGLGIYADVIEGLHARGLRVRSMMVGNGPARADMERRLPGTVFTGHLSGDALPKAYASSDVFLFPSDTETFGNVTLEAMASGVPAVCADATGASELVQHSTTGYLAPPGDPDSFLDAVARLVSSPERRACFGEAAIERAYHYDWDAVLARLRSYYEDVLAPHRASVPA, from the coding sequence ATGCCGTCCACCACCGCCGTTCTTTCTCCACCACGTAGCGTTCGTGAGGCCCCGCCGCCTCGTCGCATCGCGCTCTTCACCGGCAACTACAACCACGTCCAGGACGGCGTCAGCCTGACGCTCAACCGCCTCGTCCGCTACCTGCTCGGCCGGGGCGACGAAGTGCTCGTCTTCGGCCCGACCGTGGACGACCCGCCGATGGACCACGCAGGCGACTTCGTCTCCGTCCCCTCCGTGCCAATCCCGGGGCGCCCCGAGTACCGCCTGACGACGCACATGCCGCGCCGCCTCCGCCGCCGGCTCGACGCGTTCGCGCCCGACCTCGTCCACATCGCCACGCCGGACGTGCTCGGGTTCAGGGCGCTCCGCTGGGCGCAGGCTGCAGCGGTTCCGGTCGTCGCCTCGTACCACACGCACTTCCCGGCCTACCTGAAGTACTACGGCGTGCAGTCGATGGAGGGGTTCATGTGGAAGGCAGGCCGGTGGTTCTACGGGCAGTGCGAGCACGTCTACGTGCCCTCGCTGTCGGTGGCTGCGGTGCTGCGCGTCCACGGCATCACCGACGGCCTCCGGCTGTGGGAGCGCGGGGTCGACGTGAGCCGCTTCGGGCCGCAGGAGCGCGACCTCGGCTGGCGGCGCGGCTTCGGGATCGAGGACGACGAGGTGCTCATCACGTTCGTCGGCCGGCTGGTGCTGGAGAAGGGTCTCGGCATCTACGCCGACGTGATCGAGGGGCTGCACGCGCGCGGGCTTCGGGTCCGCAGCATGATGGTCGGCAACGGCCCGGCGCGCGCCGACATGGAGCGCCGCCTCCCCGGCACCGTCTTCACCGGCCACCTCAGCGGCGACGCCCTGCCGAAGGCCTACGCCTCGTCCGACGTCTTCCTGTTCCCGTCCGACACCGAGACCTTCGGCAACGTGACGCTGGAGGCGATGGCGAGCGGCGTCCCCGCCGTCTGCGCCGACGCCACCGGCGCGAGCGAACTCGTCCAGCACAGCACGACCGGCTACCTCGCCCCGCCCGGCGACCCAGACTCGTTCCTCGATGCCGTCGCCCGCCTCGTGAGCAGCCCCGAGCGCCGCGCCTGCTTCGGCGAGGCCGCCATCGAGCGCGCCTACCACTACGACTGGGACGCCGTCCTGGCCCGGCTCCGCTCGTACTACGAAGACGTGCTCGCGCCCCACAGGGCCTCGGTCCCGGCATAA
- the dnaB gene encoding replicative DNA helicase, giving the protein MPDQDGPQQRPLRIEEGGTFPLEKLTGRRGGRQRANVVSLHEQAGRVPPQAVEVEQSVLGAMLIEREAIPKAIEILPSEAFYDVRHQRIYAAMLGLFERTNPVDLITLTEELKRRGEFEPIGGYYLSELTTRVASAANVEYHARIIAEKSLLRQMIETMTTTVGEAYDPTTDAFDLLDRAEQDIFKISESQLRKSSRAMSEVVMDTFKQLEALGQREGGLTGVPSGFHALDDMTGGWQKSDLIIIAARPSMGKTALSLAVTMNAATHPKYGVPVAIFSLEMSANQLAQRMLTSEARIDAQKARTGRLSDEDWPKLARAAGRLGEAQIFVDDTPGLGILELRAKCRRLKAEHGIGLVIVDYLQLMHGTQDNRNGNREQEIAQISRSLKALAKELDVPVLALAQLSRAVETRGGDKRPMLSDLRESGSIEQDADVVAFIYRAERYGITQDENGNSTAGVGEIIIGKQRNGPIGNVKLAFVNQYARFENLQTYYGSDPGYAFGAPGGAPQPHQLGAGQPLINPGDIHPGSHPDDPAYVPRRQDGQGGYEDYPPGDAPF; this is encoded by the coding sequence ATGCCTGACCAGGACGGCCCTCAGCAGCGCCCCCTCCGCATCGAAGAAGGCGGCACCTTCCCGCTCGAAAAGCTGACCGGCCGGCGCGGCGGGCGCCAGCGGGCCAACGTCGTCTCGCTCCACGAGCAGGCCGGGCGCGTCCCGCCGCAGGCCGTCGAGGTCGAGCAGTCGGTGCTCGGGGCGATGCTGATCGAGCGCGAGGCCATCCCGAAGGCGATCGAGATCCTGCCGTCCGAGGCGTTCTACGACGTGCGCCACCAGCGGATCTACGCCGCCATGCTCGGCCTCTTCGAGCGCACCAACCCGGTCGACCTCATCACGCTGACCGAGGAGCTCAAGCGGCGCGGCGAGTTCGAGCCCATCGGCGGCTACTACCTCTCCGAACTCACCACGCGCGTGGCGAGCGCGGCCAACGTCGAGTACCACGCCCGGATCATCGCAGAGAAGTCGCTCCTGCGGCAGATGATCGAGACGATGACGACGACCGTCGGCGAGGCCTACGACCCGACGACCGACGCCTTCGACCTCCTCGACCGCGCCGAGCAGGACATCTTCAAGATCTCCGAGAGCCAGCTCCGCAAGAGCAGCCGCGCGATGAGTGAGGTCGTGATGGACACCTTCAAGCAGCTCGAAGCGCTCGGGCAGCGCGAGGGCGGCCTGACCGGCGTGCCGAGCGGCTTCCACGCGCTCGACGACATGACCGGCGGCTGGCAGAAGTCCGACCTCATCATCATCGCGGCCCGGCCCTCCATGGGAAAAACGGCTCTCAGTTTGGCCGTCACCATGAATGCGGCGACGCACCCGAAGTACGGCGTGCCGGTGGCGATCTTCTCGCTCGAGATGAGCGCGAACCAGCTCGCGCAGCGGATGCTGACCTCGGAGGCGCGGATCGACGCGCAGAAGGCGCGCACGGGGCGGCTCTCGGACGAGGACTGGCCCAAGCTCGCCCGCGCCGCCGGCCGCCTCGGCGAGGCCCAGATCTTCGTCGACGACACGCCCGGCCTCGGGATCCTGGAGCTCCGCGCCAAGTGCCGCCGCCTCAAGGCCGAGCACGGCATCGGCCTCGTGATCGTGGACTACCTCCAGCTGATGCACGGCACACAGGACAACCGCAACGGCAACCGCGAGCAGGAGATCGCCCAGATCAGCCGCAGCCTCAAGGCGCTCGCCAAAGAGCTCGATGTGCCCGTCCTCGCCCTCGCCCAGCTCTCTCGCGCGGTCGAGACGCGAGGCGGTGATAAGCGACCTATGCTCAGTGATTTACGTGAAAGCGGATCCATCGAACAAGACGCCGACGTGGTCGCGTTCATCTACCGCGCCGAGCGCTACGGCATCACCCAGGACGAGAACGGCAACTCGACGGCCGGCGTCGGCGAGATCATCATCGGCAAGCAGCGCAACGGGCCGATCGGCAACGTCAAGCTCGCCTTCGTCAACCAGTACGCCCGGTTCGAGAACCTCCAGACGTACTACGGCTCGGACCCCGGCTACGCCTTCGGTGCTCCTGGGGGTGCTCCGCAACCCCACCAGCTAGGAGCAGGGCAACCGCTGATCAATCCAGGAGACATTCACCCGGGTTCGCATCCTGATGATCCCGCATACGTGCCTCGGCGTCAGGACGGACAAGGCGGCTACGAGGACTACCCGCCCGGCGACGCACCGTTCTAG
- a CDS encoding PDZ domain-containing protein: MLPALRIAVLCLVLATPVAAQGTLEVGGDAAVLVFPADSVLVSIGGTEAARVEVRFGPDRGPDLYPGDLVTALNGTPVANGQEARELYRALEAGDEVRLSVERDGTAREVVFAKPARPAGQLAISPTPEQLAAARARQGWGGTSLATAEYADRWVPTNGAAATHDEANGTVLFKGTAPESALRLDEPLDVHRREGLRVRAKGDGGTYRVRLTDAGGASASVPFEASERWGVYDLAFVDFEGDALDLTALAAIELVSEAGPFQVELDAVEPY, from the coding sequence ATGCTCCCTGCGCTACGAATCGCTGTGCTCTGCCTCGTCCTCGCCACGCCCGTCGCCGCCCAGGGCACGCTCGAAGTCGGGGGCGACGCCGCCGTGCTCGTCTTCCCTGCCGACAGCGTCCTCGTCTCCATCGGGGGCACCGAGGCGGCACGCGTCGAGGTCCGCTTCGGCCCAGACCGAGGGCCGGACCTCTACCCCGGCGACCTCGTCACCGCGCTCAACGGTACCCCCGTGGCCAACGGGCAAGAGGCCAGAGAGCTATACCGGGCGCTCGAGGCCGGCGACGAGGTGCGCCTCTCCGTCGAGCGCGACGGGACGGCGCGCGAGGTGGTCTTCGCCAAGCCCGCCCGGCCGGCGGGACAGCTTGCGATCTCGCCGACGCCGGAGCAGCTGGCCGCCGCCCGTGCCCGCCAGGGGTGGGGCGGCACGTCGCTCGCCACGGCCGAGTACGCCGACCGGTGGGTACCCACCAATGGAGCGGCTGCGACCCACGATGAGGCCAACGGAACGGTCCTGTTCAAAGGGACTGCGCCGGAGTCTGCGCTGCGCCTCGACGAGCCGCTCGACGTGCACCGCAGGGAGGGCCTGCGCGTCCGAGCCAAAGGAGACGGCGGGACCTACCGCGTTCGGCTGACCGATGCCGGCGGTGCCTCAGCGTCGGTGCCGTTCGAGGCGAGCGAGCGGTGGGGCGTCTACGACCTCGCCTTCGTAGACTTCGAGGGCGACGCGCTCGACCTCACCGCCCTCGCCGCCATCGAACTGGTCTCCGAGGCCGGCCCGTTCCAGGTCGAGCTCGACGCCGTCGAGCCGTACTAG